A region of the Dyadobacter sp. CECT 9275 genome:
GACGGCCGTAGGTTTGTCGTATCCGGCGCCGGTATCAATGACTTTCAAAACTTTTTTATCCGTAATATCAATATAGGCGTAGATACCCGCGATAGGCATTTCGTAAAAATCCTTATTTTTATAGGCAGGAGACACGATTCTTTCCCGGTGCCCCACCGGGGCCAGGCCAATATCCGCAGCAAAGGTTCCGCGATGGGATTTCACCGAATCCGGATTAATACCTCTTTTTTTCAGCGCATCGTTCCACTCCTTGTTATCTTTCACAATAGCAGAAACAATGGTATCTCCTTTGAAAGAGCCTACTGGCTGTTTGTCAGGGATTTTATCAAAAGATAAGAGTTTTGCCGTTTTCAGGTCCACCACCGCTTTGGCCAGGGTATTGCTCGGAAAATCATAAACCATGGCATAGCCCTCTCTCCGGAATGCTTCTCCCGACTTGTAAGCAAGTACCTCCGCCTTTGGCGGTTCCTTAAGATTTATAATACTGAACAGACTGCTGCTGTCATTCCGGATTTTCTGTTCATCCAGCAGAACCTGCCGGATAAGCTTAATTTCCATAGAATCCAGCGGATCCAGCGGATGTCTGTATTGCATCATCGTTTGCTGCGCAAGGGCGCTGGCCATGGAAAGAAAGAACAGGCCAAGGATCGTAACTTTTTTTTTCATATTGGGTTTTAACAGGAGTGGCTTGGTAACTGTCAAATGGTTTGCTACGCATTGGGATAACCGGATAAAAAAGCTCTGATATCCTCCGAGCTGTCCATTTCGCTAATTTTTTGATACATAGCTTCTGCACCGGAAAGGCTTAAATCCATTATCCGCTGCTTGATACCGGGAATGGAGACAGCACTCATGGAGAACTCCCTGAGCCCCATCCCCAACAATAACGACGTAGCCATCGGATCAGCGGCCAGCTCTCCGCACATGGCAACATGAATATTGTTTTTTTGCCCCTGGGCAATCACCTGGGCGATCAGCCGTATAACAGCCGGATTAAAAGGGTCATACAATGCGGAAACTTTTTCGTTCATCCGGTCTACTGCAAGTGTATACTGGATAAGGTCATTGGTACCGATACTAAAAAAATCAACTTCCTTCGCCAGTATATCCGCAGTAACAGCAGCAGAAGGGATTTCAATCATGATACCGACCTGCATCTCCTGATCGAATGCGATACCTTCCTTCAGCAATTCTTTTTTTGCTTCGGCCAGCACCGCTTTTGCTTCTCTTACTTCCCTTATATTGCTGATCATAGGAAACATCATTCTCAGATCCCCAAAAACACCGGCACGAATTATAGCCCGCAACTGTACCAGAAACAAGTCCTTCCGATCCAAAGAGAACCTGATAGCCCGATAACCCAGAAACGGATTTTGTTCCTGCGGTAGTCCGAAATAAGGCAACTCCTTGTCGCCGCCGATGTCAATGGTACGGATGGTTACAGGCCTGTTTCCGGCTTCAAGTGCAACTTTTTTATAAAAATCAAATTGTTCGTCTTCTGTCGGAAACGAGTCCCGGCCCATGAACAACAGTTCGCTGCGCAGCAGTCCAACACCTTCTCCCCCATTTTCCAAAACCTGTTCCATATCTCCCGCATCCGAGATATTGGCCACCAGCTGAATGGTACAGCCGTCGGTAGTGGCAGCAGGTACATCCCGTAAAGCTTTTAGCGCATCGGTCTGCCGGGTATATTCTCCGCTCTTTGCCCTGTACCTTTCCAGCGCCGCCTCATCGGGGTTGACGAGTACCTCCCCAAGCATACCATCCAGCAGGATAGAATCGCCGTTTTGAACACCTGCCAGTATTTCTCCGCAGCCCACCACAGCAGGAATACCCCTGGCCCTGGCGACGATGGCCGCATGCGAAGTTTTCCCTCCTGCCTGCGTGGCAAAACCCGTGACATTCCGGGTATCCATCGAGATAGTATCCGACGGGGATATATCTTCCGCTATCAGGATCGTTCCCGCCTCCAAGATTTCCCGGCTCTCCGTTACCTGTCCCAGATTTCGGAGGATACGGTTACCAATATCCTGAACATCCGCTGAGCGCGCCCGCATGTATTCGTCCGTCATATCCTGAAACATTTGCACCAATTGTCCGGTTACCTCCAGGAGTGCATCGTTTACATTTTTTCTTTCTGTCCGGATTTTCTCCACCACATCAAGCCGTATCTGTGGATCTCCCAACAGTTCAACCTGCGTTTCCAGTATTTCAATACTTTCTTCCGGCCAGCTTTCATCAGCATCCGTTATAAGAGCTTCCACCTCTGCCACAGAAACCTTTACGGCATGGTCAAATCTTTCTATTTCGGAACTTATATCCTCATCGGTATCGAGTAAAAGACCCGTCAGCCCTGTTTCCTGCTTTCTGATCACCCGGGCCCTTCCGATGGAAATTCCAGGCGACACACCTATTCCGTTGATTTGAAGCTGTGAAGCCATTTTGCAGTCTTAATTAGATATCGTACCGAAATGTGAGGTTCAAAAACAGATCACTATTCTATTGAAAGTTCATCAGGCAAACACATGCAACACGCTTCCTGCGAAACCCAACAGCAGCAAACCTAGCAGCAGGTAAGTGGTTTTTATATTTTTTTTCACAAAATAGAAAACCAGGAAAGTGAGCGACAGCGGTAATATATTCGGGACGATCTGGTCAAGGATCCCCTGTACCGGTACCGCAGCATCCGCTGAGCCGATCAGCAACGGCGTTTTGACAGACATTAACATAGCGGGCATTGCCCCAACAACCATCAAACCCAGAATGGAAGACCAGGATTTTAATTTATCCATCACGTTACTTTTAGACAGGTCCTGAAGGAATTTTGTACCAGCCTGGTACCCTATGAAAGTCAGATGGTAGCGCAGCACAAGATGCGGTATGTTAAAGATCAGCAAAAACAAAACGGGCCCCAGT
Encoded here:
- the ptsP gene encoding phosphoenolpyruvate--protein phosphotransferase yields the protein MASQLQINGIGVSPGISIGRARVIRKQETGLTGLLLDTDEDISSEIERFDHAVKVSVAEVEALITDADESWPEESIEILETQVELLGDPQIRLDVVEKIRTERKNVNDALLEVTGQLVQMFQDMTDEYMRARSADVQDIGNRILRNLGQVTESREILEAGTILIAEDISPSDTISMDTRNVTGFATQAGGKTSHAAIVARARGIPAVVGCGEILAGVQNGDSILLDGMLGEVLVNPDEAALERYRAKSGEYTRQTDALKALRDVPAATTDGCTIQLVANISDAGDMEQVLENGGEGVGLLRSELLFMGRDSFPTEDEQFDFYKKVALEAGNRPVTIRTIDIGGDKELPYFGLPQEQNPFLGYRAIRFSLDRKDLFLVQLRAIIRAGVFGDLRMMFPMISNIREVREAKAVLAEAKKELLKEGIAFDQEMQVGIMIEIPSAAVTADILAKEVDFFSIGTNDLIQYTLAVDRMNEKVSALYDPFNPAVIRLIAQVIAQGQKNNIHVAMCGELAADPMATSLLLGMGLREFSMSAVSIPGIKQRIMDLSLSGAEAMYQKISEMDSSEDIRAFLSGYPNA